Proteins encoded by one window of Pempheris klunzingeri isolate RE-2024b chromosome 14, fPemKlu1.hap1, whole genome shotgun sequence:
- the LOC139212865 gene encoding lysosomal proton-coupled steroid conjugate and bile acid symporter SLC46A3 produces the protein MRGLLLVEPVVALYAFSSFLIYPLVQQYVYRRLWEDLTNTTYPISDSTSRCAINSSSSNHSDYHKEVQKQASLFSLYSGLFSTIPSLVVTLMLVAYSDRGGRKITIIMPLVGALIYTLSFLTVSYFELNVYFLIGSSLLSSLFGGLGTFLGGCYAYVADLCEGDRQKTLRMAGLDMMIGLLSGVASLSTGYFLRATGFNWPFVTSALCQCLILLYAIFILEETVKKVPKDAVNLDGSPPRSALKQMIYGVYQMFSGASRRCKTVLITLTLIFTSSSFVYIGGISSVTLYELNDPLCWTEILIGYGSALSTTVFLGSFMGVSAFTFCGVPQLIIVLMGILSIMSGMVLLAFSKTTLLMFIVRVPLLLSVMPFPVLRSMMSKIISKSEQGALFAWLSFLESLTTSVSSAVFSSVYAATVAWYPGFVFLLSAGLCVIPLLFIGLVGLIGVDVAKEEKDQESVSSGEQDPVEDQNDNRALLS, from the exons ATGAGGGGTCTTCTCTTGGTGGAGCCTGTGGTTGCCCTATACGCCTTTTCCAGCTTTCTCATCTATCCTCTGGTGCAGCAGTATGTGTACAGGAGGCTGTGGGAAGACCTGACAAACACCACATACCCCATCTCTGACAGCACCTCCAGATGTGCGataaatagcagcagcagcaaccacTCAGACTACCATAAG gAGGTGCAGAAGCAGGCATCTCTCTTCTCCCTTTACTCTGGGCTTTTTTCTACAATCCCCTCTTTGGTTGTCACTCTGATGCTTGTGGCCTATAGTGACCGGGGAGGACGCAAGATCACAATCATCATGCCTTTGGTTGGCGCATTGATCTACACCTTATCCTTCCTGACAGTGTCCTACTTTGAGCTGAACGTCTACTTCCTCATTGGCTCCTCGCTTCTCAGTTCTCTGTTTGGTGGCTTAGGCACCTTCCTGGGGGGCTGTTATGCTTACGTAGCGGACTTGTGTGAGGGTGATCGTCAGAAGACACTGCGTATGGCTGGCCTGGACATGATGATTGGCCTGTTGTCTGGGGTGGCCTCACTATCAACAGGCTACTTTCTGAGAGCCACAGGCTTCAACTGGCCTTTCGTAACGTCTGCgttgtgtcagtgtttgatcCTACTCTATGCAATTTTTATCCTAGAAGAGACTGTGAAGAAAGTTCCCAAAGATGCAGTTAATCTAGACGGGTCTCCTCCGCGCTCAGCTTTGAAACAGATGATCTATGGAGTCTACCAGATGTTCTCAGGGGCCAGCCGCAGGTGTAAAACAGTCTTGATCACCCTGACACTCATCTTCACCAGCTCCTCCTTCGTATATATCGGTGGGATCTCCTCAGTAACACTATATGAGCTCAATGATCCTCTGTGCTGGACTGAGATTTTGATCGGCTACGGCTCAGCACTGTCCACCACTGTGTTCCTGGGCAGTTTTATGGGGGTGTCAGCTTTCACGTTCTGCGGTGTGCCACAGCTGATCATCGTCCTGATGGGGATCCTGTCTATCATGTCAGGCATGGTCCTGTTGGCCTTCAGTAAGACCACCTTACTGATGTTCATAG TGAGGGTGCCGTTGCTTCTGTCTGTCATGCCTTTCCCTGTTCTGCGCTCCATGATGTCAAAGATCATCTCAAAGTCTGAGCAGG gagCCCTGTTTGCCTGGCTTTCTTTTCTGGAGAGTTTAACCACCAGCGTGTCAAGCGCAGTCTTCAGCAGTGTCTACGCTGCTACGGTGGCATGGTACCCCGGCTTTGTCTTCCTGTTGTCTGCAGGACTCTGTGTCATCCCTTTGCTTTTCATAGG GTTGGTGGGTCTGATAGGCGTGGATGTTgccaaagaggaaaaagaccAAGAGTCTGTCTCTTCAGGGGAGCAGGATCCAGTTGAAGACCAGAACGACAACAGGGCTCTTCTTAGCTGA